One region of Mus musculus strain C57BL/6J chromosome 15, GRCm38.p6 C57BL/6J genomic DNA includes:
- the Slc45a2 gene encoding membrane-associated transporter protein, with protein MSGSNGPTDTHTYQSLAEDCPFGSVEQPKRSTGRLVMHSMAMFGREFCYAVEAAYVTPVLLSVGLPKSLYSMVWLLSPILGFLLQPVVGSASDHCRARWGRRRPYILTLAIMMLLGMALYLNGDAVVSALVANPRQKLIWAISITMVGVVLFDFSADFIDGPIKAYLFDVCSHQDKEKGLHYHALFTGFGGALGYILGAIDWVHLDLGRLLGTEFQVMFFFSALVLILCFITHLCSIPEAPLRDAATDPPSQQDPQGSSLSASGMHEYGSIEKVKNGGADTEQPVQEWKNKKPSGQSQRTMSMKSLLRALVNMPSHYRCLCVSHLIGWTAFLSNMLFFTDFMGQIVYHGDPYGAHNSTEFLIYERGVEVGCWGLCINSVFSSVYSYFQKAMVSYIGLKGLYFMGYLLFGLGTGFIGLFPNVYSTLVLCSMFGVMSSTLYTVPFNLIAEYHREEEKEKGQEAPGGPDNQGRGKGVDCAALTCMVQLAQILVGGGLGFLVNMAGSVVVVVITASAVSLIGCCFVALFVRYVD; from the exons ATGAGTGGAAGCAATGGGCCGACTGACACCCATACCTATCAATCCTTAGCCGAGGATTGCCCCTTTGGCTCTGTGGAGCAACCCAAGAGATCCACAGGGAGACTTGTCATGCACAGCATGGCCATGTTTGGCCGAGAGTTTTGCTATGCGGTGGAGGCAGCTTATGTGACTCCAGTTCTGCTCAGCGTGGGCCTGCCTAAGAGCCTGTACAGCATGGTGTGGCTCCTAAGCCCCATCTTGGGATTCCTGCTCCAGCCTGTGGTGGGATCAGCCAGTGATCACTGCAGGGCCCGTTGGGGTCGCCGGAGACCATACATCCTGACTCTGGCCATTATGATGCTCTTGGGAATGGCTCTGTACCTCAATGGAGATGCGGTCGTATCAG ctttGGTTGCTAACCCAAGGCAGAAGCTGATCTGGGCCATAAGCATCACCATGGTAGGTGTGGTTCTCTTCGATTTTTCTGCTGACTTCATTGACGGGCCCATCAAAGCCTACTTATTTGATGTCTGCTCCCACCAGGACAAGGAGAAGGGCCTCCACTACCATGCCCTCTTCACAG GTTTTGGAGGTGCCCTTGGCTACATTTTGGGTGCCATAGACTGGGTGCATCTAGATCTGGGAAGGCTGCTGGGCACAGAATTCCAGGTCATGTTCTTCTTCTCTGCCCTGGTTCTCATCTTGTGCTTCATCACACACCTGTGCAGTATCCCTGAAGCTCCACTCAGAGATGCTGCAACTGACCCTCCCTCACAGCAGGACCCTCAGGGCTCGTCGCTGTCAGCCAGTGGGATGCATGAATACGGTTCTATTGAGAAAGTTAAAAATGGAGGTGCAGACACAGAGCAGCCAGTACaggaatggaaaaacaaaaagccttCTGGCCAG agtcagaggacaatgtCGATGAAGTCACTCCTTCGGGCATTAGTAAACATGCCTTCCCATTATCGCTGCCTTTGCGTCAGCCACCTGATTGGATGGACTGCCTTCCTGTCAAACATGCTCTTCTTCACAGATTTCATGGGACAG ATTGTATACCATGGGGATCCCTACGGTGCACACAACTCCACGGAGTTTCTCATCTATGAAAGAGGAGTTGAGGTCGGATGTTGGGGCTTGTGCATCAACTCTGTGTTTTCTTCAGTTTATTCAT ACTTTCAGAAAGCTATGGTCTCCTACATTGGATTAAAAGGCCTTTATTTCATGGGATATTTGCTCTTTGGCCTGGGAACAGGATTCATAGGACTCTTTCCAAATGTGTACTCTACTCTGGTCCTCTGTTCTATGTTTGGTGTAATGTCCAGCACATTGTACACTGTGCCCTTTAACCTCATTGCTGAGTACCACcgtgaagaggagaaagag AAGGGGCAGGAAGCGCCAGGAGGCCCTGACAACCAGGGGAGAGGCAAAGGCGTGGACTGCGCTGCTCTCACCTGCATGGTACAGCTGGCTCAGATCTTGGTTGGAGGTGGCCTGGGCTTCCTGGTCAACATGGCTGGGAGTGTCGTCGTCGTGGTGATCACAGCGTCTGCGGTGTCCCTGATAGGCTGTTGCTTTGTGGCGCTCTTCGTAAGATATGTAGATTAG
- the Rxfp3 gene encoding relaxin-3 receptor 1 — protein sequence MQVASATPAATVRKAAAGDELSEFFALTPDLLEVANASGNASLQLQDLWWELGLELPDGAAPGHPPGGGGAESTDTEARVRILISAVYWVVCALGLAGNLLVLYLMKSKQGWRKSSINLFVTNLALTDFQFVLTLPFWAVENALDFKWPFGKAMCKIVSMVTSMNMYASVFFLTAMSVARYHSVASALKSHRTRGRGRGDCCGQSLRESCCFSAKVLCGLIWASAALASLPNAIFSTTIRVLGEELCLMHFPDKLLGWDRQFWLGLYHLQKVLLGFLLPLSIISLCYLLLVRFISDRRVVGTTDAVGAAAAPGGGLSTASARRRSKVTKSVTIVVLSFFLCWLPNQALTTWSILIKFNAVPFSQEYFQCQVYAFPVSVCLAHSNSCLNPILYCLVRREFRKALKNLLWRIASPSLTNMRPFTATTKPEPEDHGLQALAPLNAAAEPDLIYYPPGVVVYSGGRYDLLPSSSAY from the coding sequence ATGCAGGTGGCTTCTGCAACCCCCGCGGCCACCGTGAGGAAAGCAGCTGCGGGTGATGAGCTCTCAGAATTCTTCGCTCTGACCCCAGACTTGCTGGAAGTGGCCAACGCCAGCGGCAATGCGTCGCTGCAGCTTCAGGATCTGTGGTGGGAGCTGGGGCTAGAGTTGCCAGACGGTGCGGCGCCTGGGCATCCTCCGGGTGGCGGCGGGGCAGAGAGCACAGACACTGAGGCCAGGGTACGGATCCTCATCAGCGCGGTTTACTGGGTGGTTTGTGCCCTGGGACTGGCCGGCAACCTGCTGGTTCTCTACCTGATGAAGAGCAAGCAAGGCTGGCGCAAATCCTCCATCAACCTCTTTGTCACTAACCTGGCACTGACTGACTTTCAGTTCGTGCTCACTCTGCCCTTTTGGGCTGTGGAGAACGCACTAGACTTCAAGTGGCCCTTCGGCAAGGCCATGTGTAAGATCGTGTCCATGGTGACATCCATGAACATGTACGCCAGCGTCTTCTTCCTCACTGCTATGAGCGTGGCGCGCTACCACTCGGTGGCCTCGGCTCTCAAGAGCCATCGGACCCGAGGGCGTGGCCGTGGCGACTGCTGCGGCCAGAGCTTGAGGGAGAGCTGCTGTTTTTCAGCCAAGGTGCTGTGTGGGTTGATCTGGGCTTCGGCTGCGCTGGCCTCGCTGCCCAATGCCATTTTTTCCACCACCATCAGGGTGTTGGGTGAGGAGCTCTGCCTCATGCACTTTCCAGACAAGCTACTGGGCTGGGACAGGCAGTTCTGGCTGGGTTTGTACCACCTGCAGAAGGTGCTGCTGGGCTTCCTGCTGCCGCTGAGCATCATCAGTCTGTGTTACCTGTTGCTTGTGCGCTTCATCTCCGACCGTCGCGTAGTTGGGACAACAGATGcagtaggagcagcagcagcGCCTGGGGGAGGCCTGAGTACAGCCAGCGCTAGGAGACGCTCCAAGGTCACCAAGTCGGTGACCATCGTcgtcctctccttcttcctgtgTTGGCTGCCCAACCAGGCGCTTACCACCTGGAGCATCCTCATCAAGTTCAACGCCGTGCCCTTCAGCCAGGAGTACTTTCAGTGCCAAGTGTACGCGTTCCCAGTCAGCGTGTGCCTGGCGCACTCCAACAGCTGCCTCAACCCGATCCTCTACTGCTTAGTGCGCCGCGAGTTCCGCAAGGCGCTCAAGAACCTGCTGTGGCGGATAGCCTCGCCTTCGCTCACCAACATGCGCCCTTTCACCGCCACCACCAAGCCAGAACCTGAAGATCACGGGCTGCAGGCCCTGGCGCCGCTTAATGCTGCTGCCGAACCTGACCTGATCTACTATCCACCCGGTGTGGTGGTCTACAGCGGGGGTCGCTACGACCTGCTCCCTAGTAGCTCTGCCTACTGA